In Ictalurus furcatus strain D&B chromosome 23, Billie_1.0, whole genome shotgun sequence, a single window of DNA contains:
- the fabp10a gene encoding fatty acid-binding protein 10-A, liver basic: protein MAFSGTWQVYSQENYEEFLRAISLPEDVIKLAKDVKPVTEIQQTGNDFVITSKTPGKSVTNSFTIGKEAEITTMDGKKLKCVVKLEGGKLICESDKFSHKQEIKGGEMIETMTVGGTTMVRKSKKL from the exons ATGGCCTTCAGTGGAACGTGGCAGGTTTACTCTCAGGAGAACTATGAGGAGTTCCTCAGGGCCATAT CACTACCCGAGGATGTCATCAAGCTGGCCAAAGATGTCAAACCTGTGACAGAGATCCAACAGACAGGCAACGACTTTGTCATCACCTCAAAGACCCCTGGAAAATCGgtcactaactccttcaccatCGGGAAGGAAGCTGAAATCACCACCATGGATGGAAAGAAGCTCAAG TGTGTTGTGAAGCTGGAGGGAGGAAAGCTCATCTGTGAGTCAGACAAGTTCTCACACAAGCAGGAGATCAAGGGTGGAGAGATGATCGAG ACAATGACTGTAGGAGGAACCACCATGGTCAGGAAGAGTAAAAAGCTGTGA
- the srsf10a gene encoding serine/arginine-rich splicing factor 10 encodes MARYLRPPNTSLFIRNISDESRPEDLRREFGRYGPIVDVYIPVDFYSRRPRGFAYIQFEDVRDAEDALHNLDRKWVCGRQIEIQFAQGDRKTPNQMRSKERRSPRSFSRYDDYERDGRYRRSRSRSYDRRRSRSPSYERRPRRSDSPRDSRSYGRHRRSRSRDNDRSRHGRDHGRGHRGAPSHSRSGSRSPSPDTRIKMKSRKSRSGSRSPCPAAGEDAPQSSGAREDEDTRARSASRSCSRSVSRSHSRSRSRSWAGRKSGGH; translated from the exons ATGGCGCGGTATTTGAGACCACCAAACACTTCTCTTTTCATCAGGAATATCTCTGACGAAAGCAG GCCAGAGGATTTGCGTCGTGAGTTCGGTCGTTACGGCCCTATTGTAGACGTCTACATTCCCGTTGACTTCTATTCCCGTCGGCCAAGAGGATTTGCATACATTCA GTTCGAGGACGTCCGAGATGCCGAAGATGCTCTTCACAACCTGGACCGGAAATGGGTCTGCGGGCGGCAGATTGAGATCCAGTTTGCCCAAGGAGACAGGAAAA CCCCGAATCAGATGAGGTCCAAAGAAAGGCGGTCTCCTCGCAGCTTCTCTAGATACGACGATTATGAGCGCGACGGCCGTTACCGGCGCTCTCGGAGTCGCAGCTATGACAGACGTCGCTCTCGCAGCCCGTCGTACGAACGCAGACCTCGCCGCTCCGATAGTCCCAGAGA CTCCCGCTCTTATGGCAGACACAGACGAAGCAGAAGCCGTGACAATGACAG GTCAAGGCACGGACGAGATCACGGTCGAGGGCACCGCGGTGCTCCCTCTCACAGCCGCTCGGGTTCGCGCTCCCCCTCCCCAGACACCAGGATCAAGATGAAAAGCAGGAAGTCCCGTTCCGGGTCCCGCTCGCCCTGTCCAGCTGCTGGCGAGGATGCACCGCAATCCAGCGGCGCACGAGAGGACGAGGACACCCGTGCCAGATCGGCTTCCCGCTCCTGCTCGCGCTCAGTTTCACGCTCCCATTCGCGCTCCCGCTCCAGATCCTGGGCCGGACGCAAATCTGGAGGCCATTAG